The sequence TACAAATGACGGCGTTACAATTGCGAAAGAAATCGAACTTGAAGACCCGAATGAAAATATCGGCGCGCAGCTGGTAAGGGAAATTGCATCCAAAACAAACGATGTGGCCGGAGACGGAACCACAACTGCATGCGTTTTAGCCCAGGCCTTTATCAACCAGGGTTTTAAAAACATAGTTGCAGGCGCAAACCCTATACACATAAAAAGGGGAATGGATAAAGCAGTTAAAGTAGTAATCGAAGAAATAAAAAAAATATCAAAACAGGTAAAAACTAAAGAAGAAACTGTACAAATCGCCACAATTTCAGCCAGCGATAAAGAAATAGGCCAGTTAATCGCAGACGCAATGGAAAAAGTCGGCAAAGACGGCGTTATTACGATTGAAGAAGGAAAATCAGCGGATACTACTCTTGAAGTAGTCGAAGGCATGCAGTTTGACCGCGGTTACAGCTCTCCCTATTTCATTTCTGACGCAGAAAGAATGGAAGCTGTCCTTGACGACCCCATGATAATCATCACAGACAAGAAGCTTTCCGCAATGAACGAACTTTTGCCGGTTTTAGAGCAGATTGCACAGACCGGAAAAAATTTCCTTATAATTTCCGAAGACCTTGAAGGCGAAGCGCTTGCTACCCTGGTGGTAAACAAACTCCGCGGAACGTTGAAATGCTGCGCTGTTAAAGCGCCGGGTTTCGGCGACAGAAGGAAAGAGATGCTTGAAGACATTTCAATTCTTACCGGAGGCCAGGTTATTTCGGAAGAAAGAGGCATGAAATTTGATAAAACGACAATCGATATGCTTGGAAAAGCAAAAAGAATTGTCGTAGACAAAGAAAATACAACGATTATCGGCGGCCAGGGCGACAAAAAAGACATTGAGAAACGCATAGCCCAGATAAGAAAGCAGATCGAAGAAACAAAATCCGATTATGATAAAGAAAAATTACAGGAAAGGCTTGCAAAACTTGTCGGCGGAGTGGCTGTAATCAACGTAGGTGGCGCAACCGAAACTGCAATGAAAACTAAAAAGTTTAAAGTAGATGATGCCATGCACGCAACCCGCGCCGGTATTGAAGAAGGCATAGTTCCAGGCGGCGGAGTGGCTTTATTAAGATGTGCTGAAGCCCTTACCAAAGTTAAAGGTGACGATGCAGATGAACAAACCGGCATCAACATCGTAAAAAGAGCGCTTGAAGAACCTATCAGAGAAATAGTTTCCAATGCAGGCGTTGAAGGTTCCATAGTTATTGAAAAAATCAGAAATCAAAAAGATGTTAACTTCGGCTACAATGCTGAAACCGGAGAATACACAGACCTGGTTAAAGATGGTGTAGTTGATCCGGCGAAAGTTACAAGAACAGCATTAGAAAATGCGACTTCTATTGCCGGTTACCTGCTCACAACACAGGTAATTATTTCTGACATTCCTGAGAAAAAAGAAAAAATGGGCATGCCTCCCGGCGGTATGGGTGGAATGGGCGGAGGTATGGGGGATTACTAAAAGTAAAAAAATACCAAAACAAATACAAATAAAAAAACTCGGTTCCATTTTGACCGAGTTTTTTTATTTGCGAAAACCCTCTATATTTAATAAAATATAGCGCCATGAAAAAAATAATATTTCTAACGTATGACTGCGTGTTTTTTATTTTAACATTCCTATTGAGTTTTACAGGTATTTTAAACGCTCAGAGCGCGAAAATACTCAAAAACCGGCCTGAAATTAACCTGACCATCGATACTTATACCGTCAAAACAGAAATCGCCAATACTTTCAAGAAAAAATCAATCGGTTTAATGAACAGAAAAACACTGGAAGAAAATTCAGGGATGCTGTTTGTATTTCCTATTGCGCAGCATTTGAACTTTTGGATGCACAACACACTCCTACCGCTTTCAATAGCATTTATAAACTCTAAAGGTGTTATAACCGAAATAGTTGATATGAAACCTCTAGATGAAAGCGTAATCCGTTCAAAACATAAAGTTGTATATGCCCTTGAGGTAAACCAGGGCTGGTTTAAAAAAAGAAACATAAAACCCGGAGCTAAAATCAAAGAATTGTAAAACATGGAAAATATTCCTCTTTTAAGAGACCTGATAATCTTACTTGCGGCTTCAATACCGATCAGTATCCTGTGCCGAAAACTTAAAATCCCGGCTATAGTGGGTTTTTTGATCACCGGAGTGATCATAGGGCCGGACAGTTTAGCGCTTATCCGTGAAAAGGATTCGGTAAATGTTCTTTCAGAAATCGGCGTTGTTTTCCTGCTTTTCACTATCGGTCTGGAAATATCCCTGGAACGCTTTGCAAGGATAAAACGCTTCCTTATAATTGGCGGCGGACTACAGGTACTTCTGACAAATTTTGCCGTCATCGTGCTGGCAAAAACATTTGGTTTTACTATACGCGAAAGCATATTTTTTGGTTTTTTCATCTCGCTTAGCAGCACGGCTATAGTTCTAAAAACGTACCTGGACAAAGGCGAAATGCACACACCTCATGCAAATATTGCCACAGGAATCCTCCTGTT comes from Elusimicrobiota bacterium and encodes:
- the groL gene encoding chaperonin GroEL (60 kDa chaperone family; promotes refolding of misfolded polypeptides especially under stressful conditions; forms two stacked rings of heptamers to form a barrel-shaped 14mer; ends can be capped by GroES; misfolded proteins enter the barrel where they are refolded when GroES binds) is translated as MAKQLVYGDDAVKAIRAGVNKLADVVKVTLGPRGRYVVLEKKFGSPTITNDGVTIAKEIELEDPNENIGAQLVREIASKTNDVAGDGTTTACVLAQAFINQGFKNIVAGANPIHIKRGMDKAVKVVIEEIKKISKQVKTKEETVQIATISASDKEIGQLIADAMEKVGKDGVITIEEGKSADTTLEVVEGMQFDRGYSSPYFISDAERMEAVLDDPMIIITDKKLSAMNELLPVLEQIAQTGKNFLIISEDLEGEALATLVVNKLRGTLKCCAVKAPGFGDRRKEMLEDISILTGGQVISEERGMKFDKTTIDMLGKAKRIVVDKENTTIIGGQGDKKDIEKRIAQIRKQIEETKSDYDKEKLQERLAKLVGGVAVINVGGATETAMKTKKFKVDDAMHATRAGIEEGIVPGGGVALLRCAEALTKVKGDDADEQTGINIVKRALEEPIREIVSNAGVEGSIVIEKIRNQKDVNFGYNAETGEYTDLVKDGVVDPAKVTRTALENATSIAGYLLTTQVIISDIPEKKEKMGMPPGGMGGMGGGMGDY
- a CDS encoding DUF192 domain-containing protein; its protein translation is MKKIIFLTYDCVFFILTFLLSFTGILNAQSAKILKNRPEINLTIDTYTVKTEIANTFKKKSIGLMNRKTLEENSGMLFVFPIAQHLNFWMHNTLLPLSIAFINSKGVITEIVDMKPLDESVIRSKHKVVYALEVNQGWFKKRNIKPGAKIKEL